From the genome of Ptychodera flava strain L36383 chromosome 13, AS_Pfla_20210202, whole genome shotgun sequence:
TATCTTCAGCAAACTGTGAGTCCATCAATGAAAAAAACAGGAAGTTAAAAGTGTTGTCGCTACAGCATTAGTTGACCTAGGAAAATTTGGTGCTGATGCGTTGAAACTCATTGAGTCTAAGGTTGATGGCGATGCTGTGAGAATAAGGCAAATTGAGTTGGATCACGAGTATAGAAGAGGCAATTGGAATTCACTGAAAGGGAAACCCAAAGAAAACTAGAGCTTCAACAAATGAAAttagagagggagagagaaaaagaaacaaagaacAATCAAAAGTTTCTGGTGGCACCCCTCAAACCTATACCCGCTTTTCAGAAACATTTAGTAAGGTTTTAATAAATTGTGTAGGTCCATTGCCAAAAACTAAATCTGGAAACGAATTGGCATTGCATTGTTTACATCGACATCGTGACACAATTTATCAGTTCTGCCAGGCACATCTACAAACAAGTGAGTCAAACTTTTCAACTCTTCCCTTTGTTCTTTTTCAGATGATTAAGTTTGTCATCCAAATTTGCAAGGAAATctgaatttttcaacttgatatCATGATCAAACTTCTTGCCTTAAGTTTGCTCACTTCATTTTCTGGGTCACAGCTTGCACGATCATCACTTAAGTGAGTGGCGGCAGAAACTGACTGAGATTCAGTAACATCGCTTTCAATGTATTCTTTCAACATGTTTACATGACACAACTGCTTTTCTTTACGTCTTCCTGGAGTCTTAACATCATAGTCAACATCATTTACCTTGGACTCAATTTCATAAAGACCGTAGTATCTGGCTTGTAAGGCACGCTCTTGGATTGGAAATAGTACTAAAATCTTATCTCCCGGTTTAAATACTCTAGTCCTGGCATCACTGTCATACCAttgtttcattttcacttgACTTTTCTTAAGGTTCATTTTAGCGATTTCACAAGCCTTATTAATTGTATTCTTTAAATACATAGTCCAAAAGATTCATTTCAATCTCCTTACAAGCCACTTCTCGTGTAACAACTTCAATGGTCCACGAACTGAGTGTCCAAAAACCAACTCAAATGGGCTAAAGCCAGTTGATTCTTAAACAGTTTCTCTGAcagtaaataaaatttagtgAATTTCTTCATCCCAGTCCTtgccacatacatacatacatacatacatacatacatacatacatatatacatacatacatacatacatacatacatacatacatacatacatacacacacacacacacacagacaaacacaaagacatacatacagacagacagacacaaacacaaaaatttgCGTCCACAAACGTTTTctccttttttatttttgaaatgacaaTCGTCCAAAACCTTAAAAACAATGTTAACACGTTTCTTCATAcaggaaatttcatttttactttcaattttgtcaaactacaGAAGAGTTTTCTTTTTTGCAGACTATTCACGAAGTTTCTCTTCACTTCACTCAGCAAAGGTTGTGATTTGCCGGTGTGGTACATCCGCCCTGGGGTTCACCGTCACAGTTGGCCTCGTCGGTGCCATCCACGCAGTCGCATACACCGTCACATCTTCTACATGTGGCAACGCACATGCTGTCTTCACACTGGAAGTAATCCAGCTCCTTATCTATGAAATCACTTTGACAGTTCGCTGTGAAGTAACCAGGTAGGAAAGATGGGGTGGTACAAGAGAGAAATGAAAGTAAATATTGTTACTGTAACGCGTCGTCGTCGCATACATAACTGGTGCAAGGCATGACGGTTGCATCTTTAAATGGCTGTCTATTCGAGAATCACAGTACAATGGTCTTGCAAGAAGCTAAGGGCaactaaaatgcaaaactatcaAAACCCATTTTCTTGCAGTGTGCTTGACAGTGTGCTTCCTTGACTATCTGTCCATCTAACAAAATTGAAACACAGGGGCCGACTAGGGAATGTTTGTAAGTGATCGAGAAATCACTCGCAAACGGAGAAAGAAACCCGTAGTCCTTGATCCCTAATTCCAGCAGTAGTTCTCGTTGGCGCCACCTTTATACACTGCCTTGCTTTCCTTcgaaagttttatcaaattaatttgtatGATTTGAAATAAAGCGCTCACAAGCATTTATGAAAACACGGAAGTCATAAAGATTTCGTGTCACCTTGATGTACAGCCGGTCCACACGATGATTCATCACTTCCGTCTGCGCAGTCAGCAACGCTGTCACATTTAAAACGCGACATAATGCAGGGGTCACCGTCTTTTGGATCAACACAAGTAAACACTCCATTACCTCCGAGCTGATCACAGAGGTCAGCACCTGACAAAGGAAAATCAACGATGGAGAAGTTTCTAGCATTCCTACATCACTGTAGATACTACAACATATCaatttgcaaaaataatgatgaaacaaTCCATTGTATAGTCTTTGCTGTCTTTAAGTCTCATCTCACAGAATATTGGCTGTGAGATAGTTGTTCCCATGTACTACCTACGAATTTATCACATCGCTGTATAGACATCGTGGTTTTCTGTcactttgtgaaaaaaactaCTGCTGCATCTCTTTTATGATCGTTCTCATGTTAAACAATTTGGAACTCGTTTACATGGACCAAAGCCAAACAAAACAGTCCCATAGGCCAGTTAGACAAAGAAACGAAATTGCTTGAAGATTCTTATACATGGAGGAAAAACATAAATTACACGAGTACAATTGGTGGATTTATACAGAAATATAAAATCACTGAATACTGTATATATTAGCtagtaaaaaaagaaacaagacGTCCGTGTTAAGGACATTGCTCTCatttaaaaaacaatatttttaaactTAATCACCCAGTGCTTGATCAAGGCCGTTGAATTAGAGCCAATCTCTTTTTTCACGAATATTTCTACTGAACGATTTCTTcacaaatgacaaaagaaattatcCTATATATTTTCCCAGACTTATAATCTGTGCATGATTGTGATCACTTCAAACGGGTTTTCACTGAGCAGTACTTACTGAGTGCATTGCCCAGTGAAACCATAGCAAATAAAGCCACAAGAACGATAATTTGACGAGCCATAATTATGTATCTGaaagaaaataaaggaaaagtTTATGCCAGATATGTTTTCCGACCAGTTGTCATCGAATGATGTTTATACTATAATACGCAACGCAACCGTGACACACTTTATCAGATGACTTCCAGTGTGTTCAGAAAAGGCGCCCTCTTCGGAGCAAACATTTCAGATCTTGTAACCGTAGGGAAAGACAACCTTCCGCTCTTAAGTAGCGGACAATTGTGGTCTAAAAGTGGGTATACATCCCTAATCAGATCCCTTCTTCACAAGTGTTAAAAGTGTTAACTAAATACCTTCTGAAATCAACAATCAATAACACTAAGTGAAGTTTATCGTGTTGGTACAGAAATACTAACAGTACATTTAATTTCCATGGTAGGGATTGACAAAGAAATCCAGCTCATTCTCTTCAAAGGCGAAAGTATTTTACGTTACGGGTAGTAATCTATTAATGCGTTGTGCTAATCGAGACCTCGAGGCTGGCACCCGTTCACTCATGCTCTTGTTTCTTCCTTTGTGCGGTTCTACTTTGGTTATTTCTCATGTTAGTGCATTTTTTAAAGTTCGCTTAGTCCGGTCTAATCATAGCAAATCATGGGTTTAGGGTCACTATGCATAAGCCTTTGAGAGCTGGACTTGCACAAAAACACTCGTACCATTTGGTTAAAATAGCCTGCCCAAAGAATGGTTTTTAATGGCAACTCCGCTTTGTTATTCCTGACCATGTTACAACACCAAGTTAGAGATTTTGACTTGTTAGTTACTTATGTCGGTTTCATCTTTCGCAAAGACCGCTATCAAAATGATCGGGTACAGTTTACGATGCTTTCAGAAAAGAGCCCCAGCACATCATAAATTCATCTACCGTTAAATGTGCATATATAATGTGCGTAAAAtacatgtgaatacatgtaatCCCCATCTATTTCGGTCGTACATTTTGCAGCTGACCCGCAAAATTTACCAGAGAGTTACACCGTCTGTCGTTCACATTTCAGAATTACTTTCACTGAGGTCAACTTTCTATTGTTtaacagtttatttttatataaattacAATATCTGTAACGGACTAGTGTGATATGGGCGGTCGCCTATTTCAGGATATCAAAGATATTACATAGCGGTATAAACCACACTTGTCGGACGATTGTACCTAAAATCCCTCAAAATGCCATTTTCCGAACTCTGTATAAAAATGTTTAGGAATCTTTAGTCGCAGCCCAACCTTTCATTTTTGATTATAAACTTCGAACACATGTGATGAGTTATGTCTGATGACTATCGTTGGGCACTGTGTTGCCATAGTGGCCCGAgtgagaaattgacaaaaatgcaaATCGAGCTAAtgatttttgtagaaaaaaaccAACGTTTCTctttttaaaatcactgaaatgtaACAAGTTTACCAAGAAAGAGTTAGATTGATCATGCTATTTGCTTTTATCGCCATCGAAGTCTCTAGGATGCAGGGATGGACGGAATTCGTTTGGACAAcacaaaaaattactgaaaactaTGTTT
Proteins encoded in this window:
- the LOC139147236 gene encoding very low-density lipoprotein receptor-like, whose protein sequence is MARQIIVLVALFAMVSLGNALSADLCDQLGGNGVFTCVDPKDGDPCIMSRFKCDSVADCADGSDESSCGPAVHQANCQSDFIDKELDYFQCEDSMCVATCRRCDGVCDCVDGTDEANCDGEPQGGCTTPANHNLC